GAGGGTGGCATAGGAAGCTCGCTGAAGCCGCTCTCAGACCACTACATCGACCCGACGGCCGCCGATACACAAGGCGACCTCACGGCCGTGTTCCGCACGCTGAAGCTGACGAAGGAGACAGGGTGGGCGGGAATCCCGCTCTTCCACCCGACCTACGTCGAGTACGCCGCACTCGACGTCATCTTGACTGCACGGCTGCTCTCCAAACTGGAGGCGGAACTCCGTCGCTTCGGCGTTCCTCAGCGTCTCGTCGACTACGAACACGAGGTCGCCCGCATCTGCGGGCACATGCAGATCCGCGGCTTCCTTCTGGACCCTGACTACACCCGCCACCTGGCCGACGAGCTGAGGGAAGAGGAGGAGACCAACACCCGCATCGTCCGTTCCTACGGCGTGGAGAAGCTGGGCTCTCCGACTCAGATCGTCGAAGCGCTGCTTGGCATGGGGGAGTCCCTCATCATGCCCGGCAAGTCGGCGCCGGAGCGGACGGCCGGCGGAGCCATCAAGGCTGACAAGTCGGTCCTCTGTGCACTCGCGGACACCGACCTCTACGGCAAGCGTCTGCACATCCGCACCCCCAACCCGCTCGCCGTTGCCGTCATCAAGGCGAAGCGGGCGGCGAAGTGGCGCACGGCCTACGCGGACAACTTCCTCTCGACGGTCGACCGCAACGGCCGCATCCATCCGGGCATCCGGACGATGCAGGCGCGCACGGGGCGCATGTCCGTGACGAACCCCGCGGTTCAGACCCTCCCGTCGGGCGACTGGAAGATCCGCCGGGCGTTCCTCGCGGAGCCGGGGGAGCGGATCATCAGCGTCGACTTCCAGGCCGTCGAACTGCGCGTTCTTGCGGCCCTGGCGGGCGTGACGAAGATGAAGGAGGCCATCAACGCCGGCCGTGACCTCCACTCCTTCACGGCGGAACTCGTCTTCGGGCCCGGCTTCACGAAGAAGCACCGCAAGATCAGTAAGGCGATCGGCTTCGGCGTGGTCTATGGAGGCGGCGCCAATACGATTCAGCGCCAGACCGGCGCCCCGATGGAGGAGGTCAAGCGGGCCGTCGCCGCCTACCACCGGGCGTACCCGGAGGTGCGCCGGGCGGCGAACCGATGGCAGCGTGAGGCCTTCGCGAACGGCATGGTGACGACGTCTGTGACGGGGCGTCGCCTCCCGCTGGACCGGGACCGCACCTACGCCGTGACGAACTACCAGGTTCAGAGTGCGGCGCGGGACTGCTTGGGCCAGGCCCTCATCAACATGGACGAGGCGGGCCTCCTGCCGTACCTGCGTCTCCCCGTTCACGACGAGGTCATCGCGTCGGCACCGGAGCGGGAGGCGGAGGACGTCGCCCGTGCCATCGGTGAGTGCATGACGTTCAACCTCTTTGGCGTGCCCATCGATTCGGACCCCGACGTCAGCGGACAGAGCTGGGGGAGCCTGTACATGAAGGACCCGGACGACAAGTACCTCCCGGAGCTACTCATCGAGCACGACCCGTACTTCGCGAGCCGGCCGGAGGAGGCGCACCGCATGCGGGAGCCGGAAGCGGCGGCAGCGTGACCCCCGCACGTCTCACACCCCCGACCCTGGGGCGCACGACCGCAGTTGGCCGCACGGTGGCGGGATTCCGTCCCTCTGCCGTGCGGCCCGTGCCTCGTCCCATGCACACCACGCCCTCCCTGCGCCCGCCTGAGCCTCCGCTCTTCCCCTCCCGTCGTGACGTTCTGCGACGGTGGGAGGAGTCGGAGGAGTGGTCCTGTGCCTACTGTGACGCCGCGTTTACGCAAATGGTTGTAGCGGAGGTGGACCACATACGTCCGCTTGCGAAGGGGGGCGTTCACGACTGGGCCAACCTGGCGCCCGCGTGCGCCGCTTGCAACCGCGCGAAGGCGGACACGGATGTCGTGTCTTGGCTCGCACAAAAGCACAGGTGAGAGCCTCACCAACGTCACCTGCATAGTCACGCAAGGCGACGAAGAGGGGTGTGTGGAGGCTTCACAAGTCCTCCACACGGTCACAGTTCGGTAACGGGGATTGGTTGAACCATAAGACATGTCGACCGACATAACCGCAGGTGAGATTGGTCGACCGACATAAGTCGTTCAATCACGTGCTCGAACCGAAACGGACGTTACATCACATAGCGGTACAGACAACGGGGTTGATCCGGCCGCTTGCTCATTGCCTGTGGAGGTTGTGTGACTTACAGTCCTGATCACGCCACTGACGGACAACGGATGACCGATTTGATCGAGGCGCTGATTCAGGCGGCGCACGAGGTCAGGCAGTTCGTTTCCGCCTACGACGACGCAGTAACCATGCCGGGCAGGCGGCCCGACGTGGATGCGGACGGAACGGGCCGGACAGCAACGACCGGACCCTCCCGCCCAACGGAGGCGACGGCGCTGGACGGGCGCCGGCTGGCCCTCCGCACAGAACTGAAAAACGGCGCCGACTGGCTCGCCTACGCAGTAGCAGCGACTCGCGGCGTCTCCGCATCCATGGATCGCGCCCTCACCCATTGGGAAGGGGAGGACGTGACCCTCCAGCTCCCAGGGGGACAACTTGATCATCATGACGGGGCCGCAGGGCAGTGACGAAGAGGTCGGATTCCTGGCGGAGATGGCGGGGTTGCTGGGAGCTATCCCCGCGTTCGCCGCAGTACTCCAGTGGGCGACGGCAACAGCGCTCTACTGCCTCACCGGCTGGGAGAAGTGCCCGACGGCCGTAGCTGACGTGACGCTCGCGGAAGCCGCCGGCATGGCGATTCACTTCCTGGCCGCATGACACCCGCGTAAAACGACTCACGCGACGCCCCCGTTCCAGCGAGGGACGGGGGCTTTCGTGTACCTGAATCACTGTGTGACCCACGTCACAAAACATCAGCGTCACATCCGCCTCGGATTACGACACAACACAAGCACAAGGCACACACGGAGGAGTTCACATGAGCCGCGACCAGATCAACGCCGACCAGATCCGCGCCGCACAGGGTGGCAACAGTGACGCCATGTGGCAGATCGTCATGGGTCTGGACGCGACTCTCCGCGGCATCGTCCGCAGCGTCGCCCCGACGGCAAACGAGAAGGACGCGGAGGACTACCTCCAGGAGGCGCGGGTGGTCCTGATCCAGCGCATCAAGGACTTCGACTCCGACGCGTCGTCGGCATCGCTGATGACTTACGTCTATCAGGCAGCCCGTCGCGCGGTGACGGAGGCGCACATCTCCAACTCGTGCCCCGTCTCCGTTCCCGCATCGGCCGCGATCGTCGTCCGTCACCTCCTGTGGCGCCACGGTGGCGACGCGGAGAAGGTGTGGGCGGAGCTGGAGGAGCAGCGGAGCGCCACGCACAAGATCTCCCGGGAGATGTTCGTCTCGGTCATCGAAGCACTCGCGGAGGTGACGAGCCTCGACGCCCCCACCGGCGGAGAAGACGGCGACGGCTCCGGCCTCACGCTCTCCGACGTCCTCCCCGACCCCTTGTCGGAAGCCACCGACTCCATCGAGCGCCGCGACCTGGCCCGGTGGCTCATGACGCAGATCCCACAGCGCCAGGCATACGCGCTTCGCGCCTTCTACGGCGTCGGCATGACGAAGCAGGAGGACGCGGAAACGTGCGACGACCTGACCGTCAAGCCGGCCGCCCTCCGCAAGCTCCGTTCCCGCGGACTGTGCAGCGCGCTTGCCGTCGCAGACGCGCACGACGTGACCGCGTGAATCACACACCCAACCGAACCGAACTGGAGCAACGACCATGAACCGACTCCCCTCCCTCGACGACTACGACCTCTCCGGCGTCCGCCTCGACGAAGCCGCCCTCTGGGGTGACGACGTGCGCTACCTCGTGGAGGCCCGCAGCGACGGCGAGGCGTTCGACGGCTTCACCATCGACACCCTGTAGTACGCACCGCCGCGTAAAACGACTCACGCGACTCGAAGTTACGGACAGAGGAGAGAACATGACCGAGCACATCGCTACGTGCCGTTGGGCCGCCGCTGACCACCTGCGCGCGCAGGTTTCCGGCGACGCCGTGCACATCGAACACCGAACCAACCACACCATCAACGGCGACGTCTCCCTCCGCTCCGACGCTGCCCGCACCTTCGCCCGCGGCATCCTCGCCCTGGCCGACGAGATCGACGGGGGAGAGGCGGAGGAGGTGCCGGCCCTGAGTCGTACCCCGAAGGTTGGTGACCGGGTGCGTGTCGTGCGCAACGCCTACAGCTTCGAGGGCGCCGAGAACATCGGTCGGGTGGGGGTGCTGAAGGAGGTCACCCCCGAAGACGCCCAGTCGCACCGTGTGTCCTTCACGGACGACGCTTACGGCTGGTGGTGCGCGGAAGTGGAGTACGTGGAGAGCGCGCCGGCCGACTCCCGCCCGAAGGTGGGCGACCGGTTCCGCGTCACGCAAGACTTCCTGGAGTGCGCGGGTGTCCACGTCGGTGACATCGTCGCCGTGGGCGAACTGACCGGAGATGAGTCGTTCCGCACCACGCCGTGCGCCGACGGCCGACGGTGGCACTTCGGCTTCTCCAGCATCGGTGACGGCCTGGAGCCCGTCACCGACGAGCCGGCTCACCCCCTCGACGAGCCGGGACTCGCCGGCTGGGAGCGCGACCTCATCGAGAGCGCGTCGCCCCCTGCCCCGATCAAGGTCGGTGACCTCGTGACGATCGTGCGCGCGGAGTACAGCGCCCGCGACGAGGACGGCCGCACGGGCATCGTGGACGAGGTCGACGACAACGACGACCGCCTTCCATACCGCATCGTCGACGAGGCAGGCGACTTCGTCGCGTGGGCCGCAGAGGTTCGGAAGGTCGACGAGCCGGAGGACGCCACCCCCTCCCCCTTCGCCCGCTACGTCGACGAGGCGAAGAAGCTCCTCGCCGGCACCGACCACACCGGCACCGACGTCATCGCCCTGGCCCGGGAGCTGTCGGAGCACCCCTAGCCGCGTAAAACGACTCACGCGACACCAACCACACACGAGGAGAGACCGTGACTAGACACACACTGAGGTGCCGTGTAACCGACGGGGACTACGCGGAGGCGCACATCGACGCGGACGGCGACGTGCGCCTTGAGGTGCACATGGGTCAGCACACCTCCGCCTTCGTCTACGGCCGCCCCACAGAGTTCGCCGCCTTCGCCCGTGCCGTCCTGGCAGGGACGGGGGAGAGCGTGGAGACGCTGACCGACGGGTCGATCAATGTAGGTGACCGGGTGGAGATCCTCCCGTCCGCCAACAACACGACCACCGCTGGCCGTGTGGGAGTCGTCAGTAAGGTCGACCGTAGCGGTAACGACGACATGCCGTACCGAGTCGACGACGAGGCGGGCGGGTTCATTGCCTGGGCGACGCGAGTCCGCAAGATCTCCAGCGATTCCGCCACCTCCCCGCGCGCTGACTTCGTCTCCCAGGCCCGCGCCGCACTCGACGGCACCAACCCCACGGCCGCAGACATAGTCCGCCTCGCGGAGTTCCTGGCCGGCTGACGCGTAAGTCGTTTCACGCGACTTTCCCCGCAGGGGTTGTGTGGTCGACATAACCCGTGCCATAGTCATCACATCGCAAGGCACACACGGAAGGGGCGCTCCGCACGGGGCGCCCCAGGGGAGGACGTCATGGCACTCACCTTTCACCTGATCTCGTACCGCACCCTGTCGGGCGAGACAGGCGTGGCCCGGGTCGGTACCGACCGCACCCGCCCGGTCCGATCGGAGTGCAGGGAGCAAATCCCCGGCTTCCTCAGCGGATCGCACCTGGGGCCGGAGCCGACCCTCACGCTCACCTACGAGACGGAGCGCGGGACGCAGACGAAGACGGTCAGCCGCACCCTGCTGAACCGCAGCGTCGGCCGGCTCGTCGCCCGCGCTGCGGACCGGGGCGAAGCGTGGAACATCGCCGTCGTCGACGAGCGCGGGGAGGATGTCACCGACTCCGTCCCCTGCTTCGCCTGACCAACTAGCCGAAGCGCCCTCCGCGGCGCTGGCGCCCCGCATAGGCAAGCCCGACTACCCGGTACCCCCAGTGCCGGCGGGCGCGCGGTTCGAATCCGCGGCGGGGCACTTCACAGACCTACCGACTCACTAAAGGAGCAACCTTGTTCGAGATCTCCCGCATCGCCGACCTGCACCCCACGGCGATCACGCACAGCGCCCGTCAGCTCCGCCTAGTCTTCCCCAACGGCTTCGGCGCGTCGGTCATCACCGACGGATACGGCGCGGAGGAAGGGCTCTACGAGGTGGCCGTGCTGGACGCGGACGGGCACGTCACCTACGACACCCCGGTCACGGGCGACGTCGAGGGATACCAGACCTCCGACGAGGTCGCGGCGCTCCTGCACAGCATCGCGGTCCTGCCATCGTCCGCGCTGGAGCGGTGACCGTGAAGCACAACCCCAACGACTCCGCCATCCGCGCCGCCTTCGACCGCTTCCACACCACGGCGTCGACGTCCCGCAAGTCGGCCGTCGCCCAGCTCCACACCGACATGAAGCGCGCCGGGGGACCGGTGCCGCAGGAGGAGGAGAAGTGACCACGCAGTACGAGGAGCACTACATCGTCGAGCACGTCAAGGCGGAGGGGAAGGTCGACGTCGAGCAGTACGACAACCCGTCGGAGGCGATCGGGGCCTACAACGAGCTGGCCCGTGTGCTGAGTCGCGGAGAGAAGATCAACCTCCACCGGTACAGCTCCGTCGTGCTCGCCTCGTCCGCCCGCGCGAAGTAGGAGACCCGACCATGCCGAGGCCCTCCCGACTCCCGTTCCGCGCAGCCGTCGTCACGGCCTCTGCGGCGACCGTCGCTGCCCTGGCGTTCACCATCGCCCCCGACGCGCAGGCGCCCGACTACCCGCGTCTGTCCGACGTCGTCTCCGCCCCCGTCGTGACGCCCTCCCCGAACTCTCCGTCGCCGTACCGTCCGGAGCCGCGAGAGCCCCGTCAGACGACGCGGGACGAGCCGCGCAAGACACTGACGCCGACGCCCTCCCCGACGGTCGCGAAGCCGTCGAAGACGCCCGCCGTGAAGCGGCCCATCGCGAAGCCGCCGGCCGACATCCGCATCAGCTTCTACCGCGACTGCACCGGCCACGCTCAGCAGTGCATCGACGCCGGCACCCTGACGATGTACGCGGGCAAGATCCTGGCCGGCCACAACTACGACGGCTATCAGTGGCTCTCCCGCGTCCCCGTCGGCCGCACGGTCCGCGTCATCTCCGGCCCGCTCGCGGGGACGTACCGGGTCTACGGCCACCAGTACAT
This region of Streptomyces ambofaciens ATCC 23877 genomic DNA includes:
- a CDS encoding DNA polymerase, which produces MREVRGLLAGRPWTGHVLERVEDLPAFVKWGLRQRVPVAVDSETKGLAILSGDPEYIRLVQMGNEEEAFVIPVELGEPFRVAVRDVLRALPRIVGHNYHAYDAPALHAYLGMDYDELCRKATDTMLLSKLVDPRAVHEGGIGSSLKPLSDHYIDPTAADTQGDLTAVFRTLKLTKETGWAGIPLFHPTYVEYAALDVILTARLLSKLEAELRRFGVPQRLVDYEHEVARICGHMQIRGFLLDPDYTRHLADELREEEETNTRIVRSYGVEKLGSPTQIVEALLGMGESLIMPGKSAPERTAGGAIKADKSVLCALADTDLYGKRLHIRTPNPLAVAVIKAKRAAKWRTAYADNFLSTVDRNGRIHPGIRTMQARTGRMSVTNPAVQTLPSGDWKIRRAFLAEPGERIISVDFQAVELRVLAALAGVTKMKEAINAGRDLHSFTAELVFGPGFTKKHRKISKAIGFGVVYGGGANTIQRQTGAPMEEVKRAVAAYHRAYPEVRRAANRWQREAFANGMVTTSVTGRRLPLDRDRTYAVTNYQVQSAARDCLGQALINMDEAGLLPYLRLPVHDEVIASAPEREAEDVARAIGECMTFNLFGVPIDSDPDVSGQSWGSLYMKDPDDKYLPELLIEHDPYFASRPEEAHRMREPEAAAA
- a CDS encoding DUF7169 domain-containing protein, with translation MTDLIEALIQAAHEVRQFVSAYDDAVTMPGRRPDVDADGTGRTATTGPSRPTEATALDGRRLALRTELKNGADWLAYAVAATRGVSASMDRALTHWEGEDVTLQLPGGQLDHHDGAAGQ
- a CDS encoding HNH endonuclease signature motif containing protein, coding for MHTTPSLRPPEPPLFPSRRDVLRRWEESEEWSCAYCDAAFTQMVVAEVDHIRPLAKGGVHDWANLAPACAACNRAKADTDVVSWLAQKHR
- a CDS encoding sigma factor; this encodes MSRDQINADQIRAAQGGNSDAMWQIVMGLDATLRGIVRSVAPTANEKDAEDYLQEARVVLIQRIKDFDSDASSASLMTYVYQAARRAVTEAHISNSCPVSVPASAAIVVRHLLWRHGGDAEKVWAELEEQRSATHKISREMFVSVIEALAEVTSLDAPTGGEDGDGSGLTLSDVLPDPLSEATDSIERRDLARWLMTQIPQRQAYALRAFYGVGMTKQEDAETCDDLTVKPAALRKLRSRGLCSALAVADAHDVTA